The DNA segment GTTTGCTACCGGTCCGACCTCTTTGAGGAAGCCGGTCTGCCCACCGACAGGGAGGAAGTCGCAACGATGCTCGGCGGTACCTGGGATAGCTACTTCGAGGCTGGCCGGGACTTCGTCGCCGCAAGCGACGGAGTCGCGTGGTTCGATTCGGCGGGAGCCACCTACCAGGGCATGATCAATCAGGTCGAAAACGCCTACGAAACTGAGGACGGCACCATCATCGCCGCCGACAACGCTGAGGTTAAGGAGATCTACGAAACGGTTCTCGCTGCCTCCGTTGACGACAATCTTTCGGCACACCTGGGCCAGTGGAGCGAAGACTGGACCGCAGGATTCCAGTCGGATGCGTTTGCCACCATGCTGTGTCCCGGCTGGATGCTCGGTGTGATTGAAGGCAATGCCGACGGCGTAGAGGGATGGGACATCGCCAACGTCTTTCCCGGCGGCGGCGGCAACTGGGGAGGATCCTATCTGACGGTTCCGGTACAGGGTGAAAACCAGGCCGAGGCCAAGAAACTGGCGGACTGGCTCACCGCACCCGAGCAACAGATCAAGGCGTTCACCTCGAAGGGAACCTTCCCAAGCCAGGTTGATGCTCTCGAAAGCCCGGATCTGCTGAGCGCAACCAACGAATTCTTCAACGAAGCACCCACCGGCGAAATCCTTGCCGAAAGGGCTTTGGCCGTGGATGTCACCCCCTTCAAGGGGCCGAAGTATTTCCCGATCAATGATGCGATGCAGCAGGCCCTGACGCGAGTCGATGTCGATCAGACAGACGACGAGGCATCCTCCTGGGACAAGTTCGTCACCGCGGTCAACGCTCTCTAACATCATGGCCATCACTGACCGCGGGCTGAAACCAGCCCCGCCCCGGCGCCCACCAGAGTCAAGGAGGGTCCGGCGAATAGCTTTCTCCCATCGGCTCTCCCACTGGGATGTGAAGTTCTCCCCCTACCTCTACATCTCGCCGTTCTTCCTCCTGTTCGCCATCACCGGTCTCTTCCCCCTGGGATACACGGCCTGGGTTTCCATTCATAACTGGAACCTGATCGGCGGGCAGGGGGAGTTCACCGGATTGGAAAACTACTCGTTCGTCCTGTCCCAGCCGTTCTTCTGGAATG comes from the Arthrobacter sp. CAN_C5 genome and includes:
- a CDS encoding ABC transporter substrate-binding protein, with the protein product MHNRARFTALSASAVCLALAVSACGSNSAPAGNIDDATGESDVTLTVATFNEFGYEDLFTEYEELNDNVTIEHKKAATSNEARDNLTTRLAAGSGLSDVEAIEVDWLAELMEFPDQFADLADPAVDGRWLDWKTEAATTPDGKLIGYGTDVGPQAVCYRSDLFEEAGLPTDREEVATMLGGTWDSYFEAGRDFVAASDGVAWFDSAGATYQGMINQVENAYETEDGTIIAADNAEVKEIYETVLAASVDDNLSAHLGQWSEDWTAGFQSDAFATMLCPGWMLGVIEGNADGVEGWDIANVFPGGGGNWGGSYLTVPVQGENQAEAKKLADWLTAPEQQIKAFTSKGTFPSQVDALESPDLLSATNEFFNEAPTGEILAERALAVDVTPFKGPKYFPINDAMQQALTRVDVDQTDDEASSWDKFVTAVNAL